In Arcobacter sp. CECT 8983, a single window of DNA contains:
- a CDS encoding phosphatidate cytidylyltransferase, producing MTEIIKSSSTRIKTGVVLILATLVIGYIDSFFIMWLLFGILLVFSINESMKMYKMQSDSIYFYTGIVWFLAYFYPYPEDLVFLLALVYASLIAYKKEIDRKLFLPLLYPTASFLFLLALYNEYGVMSLLWLLVIVAGADIGAYFVGRSMGKTKFCETSPNKTIEGVIGGVVVATIFGLIFSLDYISTIGAIVISVVVALSSVFGDLFESYLKRISGIKDSGNILPGHGGILDRTDGYLFGGVLMLMILRAII from the coding sequence ATGACAGAAATAATAAAATCTAGTTCAACGAGAATAAAAACAGGTGTTGTCTTAATATTGGCAACACTAGTTATAGGGTATATTGATTCATTTTTTATAATGTGGTTACTTTTTGGTATTTTATTAGTGTTTTCAATTAATGAATCAATGAAAATGTATAAAATGCAAAGTGACTCAATATATTTTTATACAGGAATAGTTTGGTTTTTAGCTTACTTTTATCCTTATCCAGAAGATTTAGTATTTTTATTAGCCTTAGTTTATGCTTCATTAATTGCATACAAAAAAGAGATTGATAGAAAACTTTTCTTACCACTTTTATATCCAACAGCTTCATTTTTATTTTTATTAGCACTTTACAATGAATATGGTGTTATGTCTTTATTATGGTTACTTGTAATTGTAGCAGGTGCTGATATTGGAGCATATTTTGTCGGTAGAAGTATGGGAAAAACTAAGTTTTGTGAGACAAGTCCAAATAAAACAATTGAAGGTGTTATTGGTGGAGTTGTAGTTGCAACAATTTTTGGTCTTATTTTCTCATTAGATTATATTTCGACAATTGGAGCAATTGTTATTTCAGTTGTAGTTGCTCTTTCTTCTGTATTTGGAGATCTTTTTGAATCTTATTTAAAAAGAATTTCAGGTATCAAAGATAGTGGTAATATTTTACCAGGGCATGGAGGAATATTAGATAGAACGGATGGCTACCTTTTTGGTGGAGTTCTTATGTTAATGATTCTAAGAGCAATAATTTGA
- the dxr gene encoding 1-deoxy-D-xylulose-5-phosphate reductoisomerase: MIVLGSTGSIGVNTLNIARKFGLDIDVLVAGTNIELLNKQIEEFKPKKVVIARKDDLHKVNHSNVSFGEDSILKAIENSEAKTVVNALVGFLGLRPTLKAIECNKKIALANKESLVVAGKFIDQTKLSPIDSEHFALWYLLQNKKISSMTITASGGSFRDYPLEKLKDVSIKEALNHPNWSMGNKITIDSATMTNKMFELMEAAWLFDIRKLDAIIETKSLIHGLVNFEDGSSTAHIANASMQLPIAYAILGKCDEQILEPVDLLKVGSLEFRAIDKQRYPIWQVKDTILGNLDLGVVLNAANEVAVSKFLNSQIGFLDVSKISLEALEKFSDVKPNSIDDIFEIDKEVRAFYES; the protein is encoded by the coding sequence TTGATTGTACTTGGTTCTACAGGCTCTATTGGAGTAAATACTCTAAATATAGCAAGAAAATTTGGCTTAGATATTGATGTTTTAGTTGCAGGAACTAATATTGAGTTATTGAATAAACAAATAGAAGAGTTTAAACCCAAAAAAGTTGTAATAGCAAGAAAAGATGACCTTCATAAAGTTAATCATTCTAATGTTAGCTTTGGGGAAGATTCTATTTTAAAAGCAATTGAAAACTCAGAAGCTAAAACAGTAGTAAATGCTCTTGTAGGTTTTTTAGGTTTAAGACCAACTCTAAAAGCAATTGAGTGTAATAAAAAAATTGCTTTAGCAAATAAAGAGTCTTTGGTTGTTGCTGGAAAGTTTATTGACCAAACAAAGCTTAGTCCTATAGATTCAGAGCATTTTGCTCTTTGGTATTTACTACAAAATAAAAAAATTTCTTCAATGACTATTACTGCAAGTGGTGGTTCATTTAGGGATTATCCTCTAGAAAAATTGAAAGATGTTTCTATAAAAGAGGCTTTAAATCATCCAAATTGGTCAATGGGAAATAAAATCACAATTGATTCTGCAACAATGACTAATAAAATGTTTGAGCTTATGGAAGCTGCTTGGTTATTTGATATAAGAAAGCTTGATGCAATTATTGAAACAAAATCTTTAATTCATGGTTTAGTAAATTTTGAAGATGGAAGTTCCACTGCACATATTGCAAATGCTTCTATGCAACTTCCTATTGCCTATGCAATTTTAGGAAAATGTGATGAGCAAATATTAGAACCAGTGGATTTATTAAAAGTAGGAAGTTTAGAGTTTAGAGCAATTGATAAGCAAAGATATCCAATTTGGCAAGTGAAAGATACTATCTTAGGAAACCTTGATTTAGGTGTTGTTTTAAATGCAGCAAATGAAGTAGCAGTATCAAAATTTTTAAATTCTCAAATTGGCTTTTTAGATGTTTCTAAAATAAGTTTAGAAGCATTAGAAAAGTTTTCAGACGTTAAGCCAAACTCTATTGATGACATATTTGAAATTGATAAAGAAGTAAGGGCTTTTTATGAGTCTTGA
- a CDS encoding DUF1566 domain-containing protein, with protein MKVLFFLMLIFSFSFALASDFKRNGSLKVVVDNTNKLMWIDDISVLKLKFSHEDGEEYCENLSYAGFSNWRLPDIKELALIVDKRNEKTNIHKSFRYRIADGFWASKAHWRTLWFYADYMYFVSGTPYFDSRHKKKYVRCVRSM; from the coding sequence ATGAAAGTCTTATTCTTCTTAATGTTGATTTTTTCTTTTTCATTTGCACTTGCAAGTGATTTTAAAAGAAATGGCTCATTAAAAGTTGTTGTAGATAATACAAATAAACTAATGTGGATTGATGATATTAGTGTTTTAAAATTAAAATTTAGCCACGAAGATGGGGAAGAGTATTGTGAAAATCTTTCTTATGCTGGTTTTTCTAATTGGCGACTTCCTGATATAAAAGAGTTGGCATTAATAGTTGATAAAAGAAATGAAAAAACAAATATACACAAAAGCTTTAGATATAGAATTGCAGATGGTTTTTGGGCAAGTAAAGCACACTGGAGAACACTGTGGTTTTATGCTGATTATATGTATTTTGTAAGTGGAACTCCTTATTTTGATAGTAGGCACAAAAAGAAATATGTAAGATGCGTAAGAAGTATGTAG
- a CDS encoding alpha/beta hydrolase yields the protein MEKRVLVLHGLGGSDFPHWQAHLTRDLIEQNTPVSFPALPNRDNPNLEEWKAYVKAEIEHFKPTIIVCHSLANILWFHLCEELDINLKKLMLVAPVRNKELEEAKTFFPYPIPSNLKSEEVIIAASTNDPYMNVEEAIRLQSKLGVGMKLLEEAGHINADSGYGKLDCALDWLNREEECEENR from the coding sequence ATGGAAAAAAGAGTTTTAGTTTTACATGGATTAGGCGGAAGTGATTTTCCCCATTGGCAAGCACATTTAACAAGAGATTTGATAGAGCAAAATACCCCAGTATCATTCCCTGCTTTACCAAATAGAGATAATCCAAACCTTGAAGAGTGGAAAGCTTATGTAAAAGCAGAGATTGAACACTTTAAACCTACAATTATAGTATGTCATTCTTTAGCAAATATTCTTTGGTTTCATTTATGTGAAGAGTTAGATATAAATCTAAAAAAGTTAATGTTAGTAGCCCCTGTACGAAATAAAGAATTAGAAGAAGCAAAGACATTTTTCCCTTATCCTATTCCTAGTAATTTAAAATCAGAAGAAGTAATTATAGCAGCCTCTACAAATGATCCATACATGAATGTAGAAGAAGCAATTAGATTACAAAGTAAACTTGGTGTTGGAATGAAACTTTTAGAAGAAGCAGGACATATAAATGCTGATTCTGGATATGGAAAACTTGATTGTGCTCTTGATTGGTTAAATAGAGAAGAAGAGTGTGAGGAAAACAGATGA
- the tsaD gene encoding tRNA (adenosine(37)-N6)-threonylcarbamoyltransferase complex transferase subunit TsaD — protein sequence MILSIESSCDDSSIAITDIETKKLIYHKKISQELQHSVYGGVVPELAARLHVEALPKILEECKEYFPKLKAIAVTNAPGLSVTLMEGVTMAKALSVSLNFPLIAVNHLKGHIYSLFIEKEEILPMTILLVSGGHTQIIEANSLNNMKIIASTLDDSFGESFDKVAKMMNLGYPGGPIVQEKALKGDENRFDFPVPLRQSPNIEFSYSGLKNAVRMRLEKLEEEGLCEEDVCDVCASFEKTAVAHIMQKVKKLFKQKLPKNFAIVGGASANIRLRTAIEDLCQANRVNLYLSELKYCSDNAAMIGRVAVEQYKNKDFTTIEKIDVKTRLKEF from the coding sequence ATGATTCTATCTATTGAGTCAAGTTGTGATGATAGTTCCATTGCAATAACAGATATTGAAACAAAAAAATTAATTTATCATAAAAAAATATCTCAAGAATTACAACACTCTGTTTATGGTGGTGTAGTTCCAGAGTTAGCTGCAAGACTTCATGTGGAAGCTCTTCCAAAAATTCTTGAAGAGTGTAAAGAATACTTTCCGAAATTAAAAGCAATAGCTGTTACAAATGCTCCAGGACTTTCTGTTACACTTATGGAAGGTGTAACTATGGCAAAAGCGTTAAGTGTAAGTTTAAACTTTCCATTAATAGCAGTAAATCATTTAAAAGGTCATATCTATTCACTATTTATCGAAAAAGAAGAGATTTTACCTATGACTATTCTTTTAGTTTCAGGGGGACATACTCAAATCATAGAGGCAAACTCTTTAAATAATATGAAAATAATAGCAAGTACACTTGATGATAGTTTTGGTGAAAGCTTTGATAAAGTTGCAAAGATGATGAATTTAGGTTATCCAGGTGGACCAATTGTTCAAGAAAAAGCACTTAAAGGAGATGAAAATAGATTTGATTTTCCCGTTCCTTTAAGACAAAGTCCAAATATAGAGTTTTCATATTCAGGTCTAAAAAATGCAGTTCGAATGAGATTAGAAAAACTAGAAGAAGAAGGACTTTGTGAAGAAGATGTTTGTGATGTATGTGCTTCTTTTGAAAAAACAGCAGTTGCACATATTATGCAAAAGGTGAAAAAACTATTTAAACAAAAGTTACCCAAAAACTTTGCAATAGTTGGTGGGGCAAGTGCAAATATAAGACTTAGAACTGCAATTGAAGATTTATGTCAAGCAAATAGAGTTAATCTTTATCTTAGTGAATTAAAATATTGTTCTGACAATGCAGCTATGATTGGAAGAGTTGCAGTTGAACAATACAAAAACAAAGATTTTACAACAATTGAAAAAATAGATGTAAAAACAAGATTAAAGGAGTTTTGA
- a CDS encoding translation initiation factor SUI1, with the protein MGLADLLAQNMGSDLSGNEFDTKKEDKKKKSKSSEVIPKNQHQLVFTFEKRKGKPVTLVGRFYLEEKDKKELLKLLKKKLACGGSIKEEWIELQGDVKQKIKLTLEKEGWKFKK; encoded by the coding sequence ATGGGTTTAGCTGATTTATTAGCTCAAAATATGGGCTCAGATCTTTCAGGAAATGAGTTTGACACAAAGAAAGAGGACAAAAAGAAAAAGTCTAAATCTAGTGAAGTAATTCCTAAAAATCAACATCAATTAGTTTTTACTTTTGAAAAAAGAAAAGGTAAACCAGTAACTTTAGTTGGAAGATTTTATCTTGAAGAGAAAGACAAAAAAGAGCTTTTAAAACTTCTAAAGAAAAAGCTTGCTTGTGGTGGAAGTATCAAAGAAGAGTGGATTGAGCTTCAAGGTGATGTAAAACAGAAGATAAAACTAACTTTAGAAAAAGAGGGTTGGAAGTTTAAAAAATAA
- a CDS encoding NAD(P)H-hydrate dehydratase, with amino-acid sequence MKKVFYEVNSLDKKCYNKFSLTEDILMEHASFSMARFIEEKFEEKSSVLIVCGPGNNGADGIALARLLYNKFDIKLYLPFGAKSSMAKLQEKRVKLLGLSLVDELIQCDIVVDCLFGSGLNKDLDENSLNIINTLNKYESYKISCDIPSGINIKGQINQEAFYADTTITMGALKIALFSDEAKDYVGGIEVANLGVQRDIYEDETNIFLLEKEDMKLPFRNKKNSHKGSYGHLNVVAGCKMGAGVIAAKAAFGFGVGLVSVISHEDIDLPYHIMQTHFLSDNCTAIAIGMGLGKYETDEVKKILDNDIPTIIDADLFYEEVILDKLEKDVVLTPHPKEFCALLKLCKITDIKVDELQKNRFEYVSLFCNKYPMVTLLLKGANTLIGKDKNIYINSFGSAVLSKGGSGDVLSGLVASLLAQGYDSLEAAKVASLAHAMAANNYRKNNYSLIPADLVEEVRKL; translated from the coding sequence ATGAAGAAAGTTTTTTATGAAGTAAACTCTTTAGATAAAAAGTGTTATAACAAGTTTTCCTTAACAGAAGATATATTAATGGAACATGCAAGTTTTTCTATGGCTAGATTTATTGAAGAAAAGTTTGAAGAAAAAAGTTCTGTTTTAATAGTATGTGGTCCAGGAAACAATGGTGCAGATGGAATTGCCCTTGCAAGATTACTTTATAATAAATTTGATATTAAACTTTATTTGCCTTTTGGTGCTAAATCTTCAATGGCAAAACTTCAAGAAAAAAGAGTAAAGCTTTTAGGTTTATCTTTAGTTGATGAATTAATACAATGTGATATCGTAGTTGATTGTCTTTTTGGAAGTGGACTAAATAAAGACTTAGATGAAAACTCTTTAAATATAATAAACACTCTAAATAAATATGAAAGTTACAAAATCTCTTGTGATATTCCTAGTGGTATAAATATTAAGGGGCAAATAAACCAAGAGGCTTTTTATGCTGATACTACTATTACTATGGGAGCTTTAAAAATAGCACTTTTTAGTGATGAAGCCAAAGATTATGTAGGTGGAATAGAAGTAGCTAACTTAGGTGTTCAAAGAGATATTTATGAAGATGAAACAAATATCTTTTTACTTGAAAAAGAAGATATGAAGTTACCATTTAGAAATAAGAAAAACTCACATAAAGGTTCATATGGACATTTAAATGTAGTTGCAGGCTGCAAAATGGGAGCAGGAGTAATTGCTGCTAAAGCAGCTTTTGGTTTTGGAGTAGGGCTTGTAAGTGTTATTAGTCATGAAGATATAGATTTACCATATCATATTATGCAAACACATTTTTTAAGTGATAATTGTACTGCAATAGCTATTGGTATGGGGCTTGGAAAATATGAAACTGATGAGGTAAAAAAAATATTAGACAATGATATTCCAACAATAATTGATGCAGATCTTTTTTATGAAGAGGTTATATTAGACAAACTTGAAAAAGATGTTGTTTTAACTCCCCATCCTAAAGAGTTTTGTGCCCTTTTAAAATTATGTAAGATCACTGATATAAAAGTTGATGAATTACAAAAAAATAGATTTGAATATGTTTCTTTATTTTGTAATAAATATCCTATGGTAACACTACTTTTAAAAGGTGCTAATACTCTTATTGGTAAAGATAAAAATATTTATATAAATAGTTTTGGAAGTGCAGTACTTAGTAAAGGTGGTAGTGGAGACGTTTTAAGTGGTCTAGTAGCTTCTTTACTTGCCCAAGGCTATGATTCACTTGAAGCAGCAAAAGTTGCAAGTTTAGCTCATGCTATGGCAGCAAATAACTATAGAAAAAATAATTACTCACTAATTCCAGCAGATTTAGTAGAAGAGGTTAGAAAATTATGA
- the cutA gene encoding divalent-cation tolerance protein CutA, which translates to MKLLLVQTTCASKSEAKKIAQVLIEKKLAACIQMSKIESLYMWKDEFCNDKEVLLSIKTKKENFKKIKSKIKELHSYDVPEIIGLDISDSSKDYKKFIEINC; encoded by the coding sequence ATGAAACTATTATTAGTACAAACAACATGTGCTTCAAAGAGTGAAGCTAAGAAAATAGCACAAGTGCTTATTGAAAAAAAATTAGCAGCTTGTATTCAAATGAGTAAAATAGAGTCTTTATATATGTGGAAAGATGAATTTTGCAATGATAAAGAAGTGCTTTTAAGTATTAAAACTAAAAAAGAAAATTTCAAAAAAATCAAAAGCAAAATTAAAGAATTACATAGCTATGATGTGCCGGAAATTATAGGCTTAGATATTAGTGATTCAAGTAAAGATTATAAAAAGTTTATAGAAATAAATTGTTAA
- a CDS encoding thiazole synthase, with the protein MNDQILKIGDYEFNSRLIVGSGKYKDFQTTKDATLASGSELITVAIRRVNITNPNEENLLDYFKDTNVKLLPNSAGCFTAEEAITTFRLMREATGIDIIKLEVIGDAQKTLYPDVIDTIKACEVLKKDGFTVMAYTSDDPIVAKRLEEAGADAIMPLAAPIGSGLGIQNPYNIAFIKDAVKVPVLVDAGLGCASDASYAMELGADGILANTAIAQAQDPMKMAEAFKYATIAGRMSYKAGRIPKKPYATASSPVDGLIQF; encoded by the coding sequence ATGAATGACCAGATTTTAAAAATTGGTGATTATGAATTTAATAGTAGATTAATTGTTGGTTCTGGGAAATATAAAGATTTCCAAACAACTAAAGATGCAACATTAGCAAGTGGAAGTGAACTTATTACTGTTGCTATTAGAAGAGTTAATATTACAAATCCAAATGAAGAGAATTTATTAGATTATTTTAAAGATACAAATGTAAAACTTCTGCCTAACTCTGCTGGATGTTTTACTGCTGAAGAAGCAATTACTACTTTTAGACTTATGAGAGAAGCTACAGGTATTGATATTATAAAACTTGAAGTTATTGGTGATGCACAAAAAACTTTGTACCCAGATGTAATTGATACAATTAAAGCTTGTGAAGTATTAAAAAAAGATGGTTTTACGGTAATGGCATATACAAGTGACGATCCAATTGTTGCAAAAAGATTAGAAGAAGCTGGAGCTGATGCAATTATGCCATTAGCGGCTCCAATTGGTTCTGGTCTTGGAATTCAAAATCCTTATAATATCGCATTTATAAAAGATGCAGTAAAAGTTCCTGTTTTAGTTGATGCAGGACTAGGTTGTGCAAGTGATGCTTCTTATGCAATGGAATTAGGTGCAGATGGTATTTTAGCAAATACTGCAATAGCACAAGCACAAGATCCAATGAAAATGGCAGAAGCTTTCAAATATGCAACTATTGCAGGAAGAATGTCATACAAAGCAGGAAGAATACCTAAAAAACCTTATGCAACAGCTTCTTCACCAGTGGATGGACTAATCCAATTTTAG
- a CDS encoding response regulator codes for MNKVLIVEDETIVALEIKKVLEKLDFIVTDMATDYGSALKSVKDNKPDIILMDIDLRDDKDGIDVAKQIQKTSNIPIIYTTAYSDEKTLNRAIETNPVTYLIKPFKRDELKSNILLGIYKSKNAVVPKIDKSLMRLGFDYYFDKEKDKLYYKDMFIKLGLKERQLLRILIRANGAVVTFEDLEYKIWHNHTISASTLRTLIYRLRSKLHYDLIETISNVGCRITINE; via the coding sequence ATGAATAAAGTACTAATAGTAGAAGATGAAACAATTGTAGCACTTGAAATCAAGAAAGTTTTAGAAAAACTTGATTTCATTGTAACAGACATGGCAACAGATTATGGTAGCGCCTTAAAAAGTGTTAAAGACAATAAACCTGATATTATATTAATGGATATTGATTTAAGAGATGACAAAGATGGTATCGATGTCGCAAAGCAAATACAAAAAACTAGCAATATCCCAATTATCTATACAACAGCATACTCTGATGAAAAAACATTAAATAGAGCCATTGAAACTAATCCTGTAACTTATTTAATAAAACCATTTAAAAGAGATGAACTTAAATCAAATATTCTTTTAGGTATATATAAAAGTAAAAATGCAGTTGTACCTAAAATTGACAAAAGTCTTATGAGATTAGGATTTGATTATTACTTTGATAAAGAAAAAGATAAACTATACTACAAAGATATGTTTATAAAACTTGGTCTAAAAGAGAGACAATTACTTAGAATACTAATTAGAGCAAATGGAGCTGTTGTAACTTTTGAGGATTTAGAGTATAAGATTTGGCATAATCATACTATTTCAGCAAGTACCTTAAGAACTCTTATTTATAGACTTAGGTCAAAACTTCACTATGATTTAATAGAAACTATTTCAAATGTAGGGTGTAGAATAACAATAAATGAGTAA